The Pseudomonadota bacterium genome contains a region encoding:
- a CDS encoding glycosyltransferase family 4 protein: protein MRLLHVFGGPFPTVQGTQALVATTCRLLAAAGHDVHLLCYAHSAFDRAEPFAIHRIPDVPSFSCERSGPSWRKLALDLSLAAACARLSARLAPDVIHAHHYEALFAAALADPLRRTPRVLHLHALMGPELRTYLRPAFDGVARAIGRRIDADAPHLADRVLVLDDTTRAAVSGSGFPKSRVRVTRIPASPPPGCGPAVRRPGRSSSRPCAVYCGNLDAYQGVAVLVDAYTASPPLREALALEIVTASDARGLEAEIARRGLEEHIRVVPHGSVREAWDALASADLAVVPRSASGGLSVKLVNALSAGVATVADATIASPLVHGVDAWLTDMREPEALAADLSTLAADPELRARLARNAALAAARLHAPARYVAAIEETYAALRRRRQTRREERMSSATPTTASPR, encoded by the coding sequence GTGAGGCTGCTGCACGTCTTCGGCGGGCCGTTCCCGACCGTCCAGGGTACGCAGGCGCTCGTCGCGACCACGTGCCGCCTGCTCGCGGCCGCGGGCCACGACGTCCACCTGCTGTGCTACGCGCACAGCGCCTTCGATCGGGCCGAGCCGTTCGCGATCCACAGGATCCCGGACGTGCCCTCCTTCTCGTGCGAACGATCGGGGCCGTCGTGGCGCAAGCTCGCGCTCGATCTCTCCTTGGCCGCGGCCTGCGCGCGGCTCTCGGCGCGCCTCGCCCCGGACGTGATCCACGCGCACCACTACGAGGCGCTCTTCGCCGCGGCGCTCGCGGATCCGCTGCGGCGCACGCCCCGCGTGCTCCACCTCCACGCGCTCATGGGGCCCGAGCTGCGCACCTACCTTCGCCCCGCGTTCGACGGCGTCGCGCGGGCGATCGGGCGCCGGATCGACGCCGACGCGCCGCACCTCGCGGATCGAGTCCTCGTGCTCGACGACACGACCCGCGCGGCGGTCTCGGGATCCGGCTTCCCCAAGAGCCGCGTTCGGGTGACCCGCATCCCGGCGTCGCCGCCGCCGGGCTGCGGACCGGCCGTCAGGCGCCCTGGACGCTCCTCCTCGCGCCCGTGCGCCGTCTACTGCGGCAACCTGGACGCGTACCAGGGCGTCGCCGTCCTCGTCGACGCGTACACGGCCTCGCCCCCGCTCAGGGAGGCGCTCGCCCTCGAGATCGTGACGGCGTCCGACGCCCGCGGCCTCGAGGCCGAGATCGCTAGGCGCGGGCTCGAAGAGCACATCCGCGTCGTGCCCCACGGCTCGGTTCGCGAGGCGTGGGATGCGCTCGCGTCCGCCGATCTCGCCGTCGTCCCGCGCAGCGCGTCCGGCGGTCTGTCGGTGAAGCTGGTGAACGCCCTGTCGGCCGGGGTGGCGACCGTCGCGGACGCGACGATCGCGTCGCCGCTCGTGCACGGCGTCGATGCGTGGCTCACGGACATGCGAGAGCCCGAGGCGCTCGCGGCGGATCTGTCGACGCTCGCGGCCGACCCCGAACTGAGGGCCCGGCTCGCGCGAAACGCCGCGCTCGCCGCCGCGCGTCTCCACGCGCCCGCGCGCTACGTCGCCGCGATCGAGGAGACGTACGCCGCGCTCCGCCGCCGGCGTCAGACGAGGAGGGAGGAACGGATGTCCTCGGCGACGCCGACGACCGCATCGCCGAGGTAG
- a CDS encoding alkaline phosphatase family protein: MGRPLRLLIIGLDGAGPDLVARFIREGRMPNLAALAARGGLSPLRSTSPATTFPAWTSFLTGAPPSFHGVPDFTIRSGYRVRFTVARDRALPTLFAHLERAGLAVGAAWFPVTYPPERLRGFSISGWDSPVTSRGDASFVHPNGLHRELLERFGGAHLDFAAFDEFEEALGARERVDALVRTTHRRAEIARWLLERRPVDVAAFHFGATDTVAHHFWAHHDPGSPRRRGSVSEGLERSLADVYAAADGAVGSLVEATSDDTAIVVLSDHGSRGASDVAIHLNRALERAGLLAFTDGASRAPFAAALRSAAVAAIPHGLRRRAFRFAGGLAPSLAESALRFGGIDWRRTRAFSEELAYAPSVWLNQLGREPRGTLRYREREAVARDVEAALERLALVDGRRLVERVVRREELHAGPHRARFPDLVVELRDLNGYVPVCLPSRASGPVVERLAARDLLGRKGRSMPGCHAPDGILVVAGPGQPRGDRPASIEQIAPLACALLGVPPAPWFGGAPGGGGFPNPHDRAYTLAEQRAVAARLQRLGYLEE, encoded by the coding sequence ATGGGACGGCCCTTAAGGCTGCTGATCATCGGGCTCGACGGCGCGGGGCCGGATCTCGTCGCGCGGTTCATCCGCGAGGGACGCATGCCGAACCTGGCGGCGCTCGCCGCCCGCGGGGGCCTCTCCCCGCTGCGCTCCACCTCGCCCGCGACCACCTTCCCCGCGTGGACCAGCTTCCTGACGGGTGCCCCGCCGTCCTTCCACGGGGTCCCGGACTTCACGATCCGGTCGGGCTACCGCGTGCGCTTCACGGTCGCCCGCGATCGGGCGCTGCCGACCCTGTTCGCGCACCTCGAGCGCGCGGGGCTCGCGGTCGGCGCCGCCTGGTTCCCGGTCACCTACCCGCCGGAACGGCTCAGGGGCTTCTCGATCTCCGGGTGGGACTCGCCGGTGACGAGCCGCGGCGACGCCTCGTTCGTGCACCCTAATGGGCTCCACCGCGAGCTCCTCGAGCGGTTCGGGGGCGCGCACCTCGACTTCGCGGCGTTCGACGAGTTCGAGGAGGCGCTCGGGGCGCGGGAGCGGGTGGATGCCCTGGTACGAACGACGCATCGGCGGGCCGAGATCGCGCGCTGGCTCCTCGAGCGGCGCCCGGTCGACGTCGCCGCGTTCCACTTCGGCGCCACGGACACCGTCGCGCACCACTTCTGGGCGCACCACGATCCGGGCTCGCCGCGCCGCCGGGGATCCGTTTCCGAGGGGCTCGAGCGCTCCCTCGCCGACGTCTACGCCGCCGCGGACGGCGCCGTCGGGTCGCTCGTCGAGGCGACCTCCGACGACACGGCGATCGTGGTGCTCTCGGATCACGGCTCGCGCGGGGCCTCCGATGTGGCGATCCACCTGAACCGCGCCCTCGAGCGCGCCGGGCTCCTCGCGTTTACGGACGGCGCGTCGCGCGCCCCGTTCGCCGCCGCGCTGCGTTCGGCGGCCGTCGCCGCGATCCCGCACGGGCTGCGCCGCCGCGCCTTTCGGTTCGCGGGTGGCCTCGCGCCGTCGCTCGCGGAGTCGGCGCTGCGCTTCGGCGGCATCGACTGGCGCCGCACGCGCGCGTTCAGCGAGGAGCTCGCCTACGCGCCGTCGGTGTGGTTGAACCAGCTCGGCCGCGAGCCGCGGGGAACGCTGCGGTACCGTGAACGCGAGGCCGTCGCCCGCGACGTGGAGGCGGCTCTCGAGCGGTTGGCGCTCGTGGACGGTCGCAGGCTGGTCGAGCGCGTCGTTCGCCGCGAGGAGCTGCACGCGGGGCCGCACCGCGCGAGATTCCCCGATCTCGTCGTCGAGCTGCGCGACCTGAACGGTTACGTGCCGGTCTGCCTCCCGTCGCGCGCGTCGGGGCCCGTCGTCGAGCGGCTCGCGGCGCGTGATCTCCTCGGCCGCAAGGGCCGTTCGATGCCGGGCTGTCACGCGCCCGATGGGATCCTGGTCGTCGCGGGCCCCGGCCAGCCCCGGGGCGACCGGCCCGCGTCCATCGAGCAGATCGCGCCGCTCGCCTGTGCGCTCCTCGGGGTCCCTCCCGCGCCCTGGTTCGGGGGAGCTCCGGGCGGCGGGGGCTTCCCGAACCCGCACGACCGGGCCTACACTCTCGCCGAGCAGCGCGCCGTGGCCGCGAGGCTGCAGCGGCTCGGCTACCTGGAGGAGTGA
- a CDS encoding TlpA family protein disulfide reductase, whose protein sequence is MVAAAPPAPSPFRTALAIGVAVALGAAAFYLYVGGVRDGLSWRHGLEVRAISPDFVADGAGRARQIPDFELPDRFGRAVRLRQFDGVDLLLVNIWSSTCAVCREEVPELTEMDRRLSEIGKVALLTIAVERKWDDVAHYFPRGTDLRILFDADDRVARGLFGTERYPETFVLDRGRRVIARFDGKRPWHSDAMMEYLRSLL, encoded by the coding sequence ATGGTCGCCGCCGCGCCCCCCGCGCCGAGCCCTTTCCGCACCGCGCTCGCGATCGGCGTCGCCGTCGCGCTCGGGGCCGCGGCGTTCTACCTCTACGTCGGCGGCGTCCGGGACGGGCTGTCCTGGCGACACGGCCTCGAGGTGCGGGCGATCTCGCCGGACTTCGTGGCCGACGGCGCCGGGCGCGCGCGGCAGATCCCCGACTTCGAGCTGCCGGACAGGTTCGGACGCGCCGTGCGCCTCCGCCAGTTCGACGGTGTCGATCTCCTGCTCGTCAACATCTGGTCGTCGACGTGCGCCGTCTGTCGCGAGGAGGTGCCGGAGCTGACGGAGATGGATCGCCGGCTCTCCGAGATCGGCAAGGTGGCGCTGCTCACGATCGCCGTGGAGCGGAAGTGGGACGACGTCGCGCACTACTTCCCGCGGGGCACGGACCTGCGCATCCTCTTCGACGCCGACGACCGGGTCGCCCGCGGGCTCTTCGGCACGGAGCGCTACCCCGAGACGTTCGTCCTCGATCGCGGGCGGCGGGTGATCGCGCGCTTCGACGGCAAGCGGCCGTGGCACTCGGACGCGATGATGGAGTACCTGCGGTCGCTCCTCTAG
- a CDS encoding DUF362 domain-containing protein encodes MNEERLHPRVSLAKLGDYGPAAVARAMREVLEPLGGARALVPEGARVVLKPNFLWASGVDRAVCTHPEIIRQAARLAREAGAAAVVVTDSPGVGTARRAAKRLGLEDGNDFTIADADDGVDASIPGAPFQRLTLSRRVRDADALVNLPKAKTHGQMVLTGAVKNTFGGVVGLEKAQWHYRSGRDPRAFARLLVHIHELVAPKLHLLDAVIGMEGNGPGSGTPRRLGCLVAATNGHALDATLCRIVDVDPANVPTLAAAAELGLLPRPEDIETVGPSPESLRPSPPWALARPVALRRIAGPTWLAPMIDSLLSLKPAIDHAACTSCAQCVEACAAGAMSRDGDRIAIDRDRCISCFCCQEMCPSRAISVHAGPFARLLGIGAR; translated from the coding sequence TTGAACGAAGAACGACTACACCCGCGCGTCTCCCTCGCGAAGCTCGGCGACTACGGGCCAGCCGCGGTCGCACGCGCGATGCGCGAAGTCCTCGAGCCTTTGGGCGGGGCGCGGGCGCTCGTCCCCGAGGGCGCGCGCGTCGTGCTGAAGCCGAACTTCCTGTGGGCGTCGGGGGTCGACCGGGCGGTCTGCACGCACCCCGAGATCATCCGCCAGGCCGCGCGGCTCGCCCGGGAGGCGGGGGCGGCGGCGGTCGTGGTCACCGACAGCCCGGGCGTGGGCACCGCGCGTCGCGCCGCGAAGCGGCTGGGCCTCGAGGACGGGAACGACTTCACGATCGCGGACGCGGACGACGGAGTGGACGCCTCGATCCCCGGCGCCCCGTTCCAGCGGCTCACCCTCTCCCGCCGCGTGCGGGACGCCGACGCGCTCGTCAACCTCCCCAAGGCGAAGACGCACGGGCAGATGGTGCTGACCGGGGCGGTGAAGAACACGTTCGGCGGCGTCGTCGGCCTGGAAAAGGCGCAGTGGCACTACCGCTCGGGCCGTGATCCGCGCGCGTTCGCGCGCCTCCTGGTCCACATCCACGAACTGGTCGCGCCGAAGCTCCACCTCCTGGACGCGGTGATCGGCATGGAGGGGAACGGTCCTGGTTCCGGGACGCCGCGGCGCCTCGGCTGCCTCGTCGCGGCGACGAACGGCCACGCGCTCGACGCGACCCTGTGCCGCATCGTCGACGTCGACCCTGCCAACGTGCCCACGCTCGCGGCGGCCGCGGAGCTCGGCCTCCTCCCCCGCCCAGAGGATATCGAGACCGTCGGCCCGTCGCCGGAGTCGCTGCGCCCGAGCCCGCCGTGGGCGCTCGCGCGGCCGGTTGCGCTCCGCCGGATCGCCGGTCCGACGTGGCTGGCCCCGATGATCGACTCGCTCCTGTCGTTGAAGCCCGCGATCGATCACGCGGCGTGCACGTCGTGCGCGCAGTGCGTCGAGGCCTGCGCCGCCGGCGCGATGTCGCGCGACGGGGATCGCATCGCGATAGACAGGGATCGCTGCATCTCGTGCTTCTGCTGCCAGGAGATGTGCCCTTCCCGGGCGATCTCGGTCCACGCGGGGCCTTTCGCGCGGCTGCTCGGCATCGGCGCTCGGTGA
- a CDS encoding RNA-binding protein, whose product MRIFVGNLPFTTDDQELRGLFEGFGAVESAKVITDRETGRSRGFGFVEMSNENEARTAIEQMANKELGGRNLTVNEARPREANGRGGGGRPRKSW is encoded by the coding sequence ATGAGGATCTTCGTTGGCAACCTACCGTTTACAACCGATGACCAGGAGCTTCGCGGCCTTTTCGAAGGCTTCGGGGCCGTCGAGTCCGCCAAGGTGATCACGGATCGTGAGACCGGCCGGTCGCGCGGGTTCGGGTTCGTTGAGATGAGCAACGAAAACGAAGCCCGCACCGCGATCGAGCAGATGGCGAACAAGGAGCTGGGGGGTCGGAACCTGACCGTGAACGAGGCGCGTCCGCGTGAGGCGAACGGCCGCGGCGGCGGCGGGCGTCCCCGCAAGAGCTGGTAG
- a CDS encoding EAL domain-containing protein, with amino-acid sequence MDKLDDKLFCTLVEQSTDVIVILDTDAVVRFVSPSARRSLGYTDSQLVGKAALGLIHPEDRARAAEAIRFVLTNPSAPVSVELRLLRRGGGFRTFEAVGKNLVDDPVVMGLAVTLRDITDRLKVSAELRAASRIRDVSSSLLKLALGDLSLDVLLRSALDIILRAECDFLDRSGAIFLAHQGTRTLELAAHAGMPEEFARDCRSLPFDRCSCGAAMRKAETVVVEGGSDAGNGCPGHCHANRLAIPIIAGQSPLGVLTVGVREPAMRSLLEHEFCDSVTDALAGMIRRARAEEEHKRLSSITRENPNPVLQSDAAGRIVYENPGAKKIMWQYSTDAADLVPKNHAEIVASALTGRTEITRRGESVVGGRIFDWSYHPSEARDRVHVFGRDVTDGRHTEKRIAHDAMHDDLTGLPNRNLIVDRIDSAIGMAKRHGDYSFAVLLLDLDRFKVITESLGHAAGNVVLREVAGRLLDRAGPGDTIGRLGGDEFIVVLGDARDAGDAIRTARDVIDRIGASIDADGHSLQITASVGIVLSKPEYDRAEEMLRDGDTAMYRAKSGGSGGHAVFDEEMHREAVERLRTQTDLRGAIDNGELTVHYQPVLALRDLRVRGFEALVRWRHPKLGTILPGKFISVAEETGLIVPLGEQVLRTACEQLATWRDSKLPLAWVAVNISAHQFQRSDLVPQVLRILKETGVQGQRLQLEITEGTAAQNPERAMRTMAALQEHRIRFALDDFGTGYSSMSYLKRFPIDTVKIDRSFVNGLPENQDDAAIASSVIAMSHALGLKVVAEGIENERQALLLKSLQCDEVQGFLYGKAMPADRATQVLQHGLSIS; translated from the coding sequence TTGGACAAGCTGGACGACAAGCTGTTCTGCACCCTCGTCGAGCAATCGACCGACGTCATCGTCATCCTCGATACGGACGCCGTCGTGCGCTTCGTCTCGCCCTCGGCGCGAAGGAGCCTCGGGTACACCGACAGCCAGCTCGTCGGGAAGGCGGCGCTCGGCCTCATCCACCCCGAGGACCGCGCGCGGGCCGCGGAGGCGATCCGGTTCGTGCTCACGAACCCGAGCGCACCGGTCTCGGTCGAGCTCCGCCTCCTGCGCCGCGGCGGCGGCTTCAGGACGTTCGAGGCGGTCGGCAAGAACCTGGTCGACGATCCGGTGGTCATGGGCCTGGCGGTCACGCTGCGCGACATCACGGACCGGCTGAAGGTCTCGGCGGAGCTGCGCGCCGCCTCACGCATCCGGGACGTGTCGAGCTCACTGCTCAAGCTCGCGCTCGGGGACCTCTCGCTCGACGTGCTGCTGCGCTCCGCGCTCGACATCATCCTCCGCGCGGAGTGCGACTTTCTCGATCGCAGCGGCGCGATCTTCCTCGCGCACCAAGGGACGCGCACGCTCGAGCTCGCCGCGCACGCCGGCATGCCGGAGGAGTTCGCGCGGGACTGCCGCTCGCTGCCGTTCGATAGGTGCTCGTGCGGCGCAGCAATGCGCAAGGCGGAGACCGTCGTGGTCGAGGGCGGCTCGGACGCCGGGAACGGGTGCCCCGGGCACTGCCACGCGAACCGCCTGGCGATCCCGATCATCGCCGGTCAGTCGCCGCTCGGCGTCCTCACCGTCGGCGTCCGCGAGCCGGCCATGCGTTCCCTGCTCGAGCACGAGTTCTGCGACTCGGTGACCGACGCCCTGGCCGGGATGATCCGGCGCGCCCGCGCGGAGGAGGAGCACAAGCGGCTCTCGTCCATCACCCGCGAGAACCCGAACCCCGTGCTCCAGAGCGACGCCGCGGGGCGTATCGTGTACGAGAACCCCGGGGCGAAGAAGATCATGTGGCAGTACTCGACGGACGCCGCGGATCTGGTGCCCAAGAACCACGCGGAGATCGTCGCGAGCGCGCTGACCGGCAGGACCGAGATCACGCGGCGGGGCGAGAGCGTGGTCGGCGGGCGCATCTTCGACTGGTCGTACCACCCATCGGAGGCGCGGGATCGCGTGCACGTCTTCGGCCGGGACGTCACCGACGGGCGGCACACGGAGAAGCGGATCGCGCACGACGCGATGCACGACGACCTGACGGGGCTCCCCAACAGGAACCTGATCGTCGATCGCATCGACAGCGCCATCGGCATGGCGAAGCGGCACGGAGACTACAGCTTCGCGGTGCTGCTCCTCGACCTGGACAGGTTCAAGGTGATCACGGAGAGCCTCGGGCACGCCGCAGGGAACGTCGTCCTTCGCGAGGTGGCCGGACGCCTGCTCGACCGCGCCGGGCCGGGCGACACGATCGGGCGGCTCGGCGGCGACGAGTTCATCGTCGTGCTCGGCGACGCGCGAGACGCGGGCGACGCGATCCGGACGGCGCGCGACGTCATCGACCGCATCGGCGCGTCGATCGACGCGGACGGCCACTCCCTGCAGATCACCGCGAGCGTCGGCATCGTGCTGAGCAAGCCGGAGTACGATCGCGCCGAGGAGATGCTCCGCGACGGCGACACGGCGATGTACCGGGCCAAGTCCGGCGGGAGCGGCGGGCACGCGGTCTTCGACGAAGAGATGCACCGCGAGGCGGTCGAGCGGCTGCGCACACAGACCGACCTCCGGGGGGCGATCGACAACGGCGAGCTCACCGTCCACTACCAGCCGGTGCTGGCGCTCAGGGACCTGCGGGTCCGCGGCTTCGAGGCGCTCGTCCGGTGGCGGCACCCGAAGCTCGGCACGATCCTGCCGGGCAAGTTCATCTCCGTGGCCGAGGAGACCGGCCTCATCGTCCCGCTCGGCGAGCAGGTGCTCAGGACCGCGTGCGAGCAGCTCGCAACGTGGCGCGACTCGAAGCTCCCCCTCGCGTGGGTGGCGGTGAACATCTCGGCGCACCAGTTCCAAAGAAGCGACCTGGTGCCCCAGGTGCTCCGGATCCTCAAGGAGACCGGCGTCCAGGGGCAGCGGTTGCAGCTCGAGATCACCGAGGGGACCGCCGCGCAGAACCCGGAGCGGGCGATGCGGACGATGGCGGCGCTGCAGGAGCATCGGATCCGGTTCGCGCTCGACGACTTCGGCACCGGGTATTCGTCCATGAGCTACCTGAAGCGCTTCCCCATCGACACGGTCAAGATTGATCGGTCGTTCGTAAACGGGCTGCCCGAGAACCAGGACGACGCCGCGATCGCGTCGTCCGTCATCGCCATGTCCCACGCCCTCGGCCTGAAGGTCGTCGCCGAGGGGATCGAGAACGAGCGCCAGGCGCTGCTCCTCAAGTCGCTCCAGTGCGACGAGGTCCAGGGCTTCCTCTACGGGAAGGCGATGCCGGCGGATCGCGCCACCCAGGTGCTCCAGCACGGCTTGTCGATTTCGTAG
- the trxB gene encoding thioredoxin-disulfide reductase has protein sequence MSAKGTRRIVVVGAGPAGYTAAIYAARAGNAPVVVEGLAPGGQLMITTEIENFPGFAEPIQGPQLMAQMRAQAERVGAEIVSDLVSAVDLSSRPFRVTLGGGGELLAETLIVATGAEARWLNTPSEEKFKGRGVSACATCDGFFFRGKVVAVVGGGDTAAEEAIYLTNHASKVYLVHRRGELRASKVMVGRVLANPKIEMKWFRTPDEILGDDGGVTGLRLADPRDGKKEELKLDGVFIAIGHRPNTELLGGQLALDAAGYIATTPGSTRTSVPGVFAAGDVQDPHFRQAVTSAGTGCMAAIEAGKFLEENG, from the coding sequence GTGAGCGCGAAAGGAACGAGGCGGATCGTCGTTGTAGGTGCCGGTCCCGCGGGCTACACGGCCGCGATCTACGCGGCGCGGGCCGGAAACGCGCCGGTCGTCGTGGAGGGGCTCGCGCCCGGCGGGCAGCTCATGATCACGACGGAGATCGAGAACTTCCCGGGGTTCGCGGAGCCGATCCAGGGGCCGCAGCTCATGGCGCAGATGCGCGCGCAGGCCGAGCGCGTCGGGGCGGAGATCGTGAGCGACCTCGTGAGCGCCGTGGATCTGTCGTCGCGGCCGTTCCGCGTGACCCTCGGCGGCGGCGGGGAGCTCCTCGCCGAGACGCTGATCGTGGCGACCGGCGCCGAGGCGCGGTGGCTGAACACCCCGTCCGAGGAGAAGTTCAAGGGGCGCGGCGTGTCCGCGTGCGCGACGTGCGACGGCTTCTTCTTCCGGGGCAAGGTGGTCGCGGTGGTCGGCGGCGGCGACACGGCGGCCGAGGAGGCGATCTACCTCACGAACCACGCGTCGAAGGTCTACCTCGTGCACCGCCGCGGCGAGCTTCGCGCCTCGAAGGTCATGGTCGGGCGCGTCCTCGCGAACCCGAAGATCGAGATGAAGTGGTTCCGCACGCCGGACGAGATCCTGGGCGACGACGGCGGCGTCACGGGGCTCAGGCTCGCCGATCCTCGGGACGGGAAGAAGGAGGAGCTGAAGCTCGACGGCGTGTTCATCGCGATCGGCCACCGCCCGAACACCGAGCTCCTCGGCGGGCAGCTCGCGCTCGACGCCGCGGGCTACATCGCGACGACGCCCGGCTCCACGCGCACGAGCGTCCCGGGCGTGTTCGCCGCGGGCGACGTCCAGGACCCGCACTTCCGGCAGGCGGTCACGTCGGCCGGCACCGGCTGCATGGCCGCGATCGAGGCCGGGAAGTTCCTCGAGGAGAACGGTTGA
- a CDS encoding type II toxin-antitoxin system HicA family toxin, with translation MGELAGFNYREVTRRLRALGFGFDRTAKGSHEIWRHSDGRRTTVPHHPGDVPEGTLRAILRAASLTAEQFLST, from the coding sequence ATGGGAGAGCTGGCCGGTTTCAACTACCGCGAAGTCACGCGGCGCCTCAGGGCGCTGGGTTTCGGCTTCGACCGAACGGCGAAGGGTAGTCACGAGATCTGGCGGCACTCGGATGGCCGGCGAACGACCGTGCCGCATCACCCCGGAGACGTTCCAGAGGGCACGCTTCGTGCGATTCTCCGTGCGGCCTCGTTGACCGCGGAACAGTTCTTGTCCACCTGA
- a CDS encoding type II toxin-antitoxin system HicB family antitoxin gives MNAQNIEEAVVLLEIEELDEGGFVATSPDVPGLVAQGRTLGETIDIAKDVARKIAESCLEHGDPLPLVFQSATKSKSLSFSVPVAVP, from the coding sequence ATGAACGCTCAGAACATCGAAGAAGCCGTCGTGCTGCTTGAGATCGAAGAGCTCGACGAGGGCGGATTCGTGGCAACGAGCCCGGACGTCCCAGGGCTCGTCGCGCAGGGCCGCACGCTCGGAGAAACGATCGATATTGCCAAAGATGTCGCACGGAAGATTGCGGAATCGTGCCTCGAGCACGGAGATCCCCTCCCGCTCGTCTTCCAGTCCGCGACGAAGAGCAAATCCCTGTCTTTTAGCGTACCCGTCGCAGTGCCGTAA
- a CDS encoding homocysteine S-methyltransferase family protein — protein MPGRDARRGFREALGAAVSDGRPLILDGAVGTRLDDRGADTGAPLWSGRAPLEHTALLESIHAEHAAAGADLLTTCTFRTTRWTFASAGRPDGRWRDAARAAVEIARRAAEPTGAFVVGSIGPLEDCFRPDLAPESREAEREHFALAAVLVEAGVDALLLETFPSAAEVLAAARAAARAGEREKVPFVTSVVTRANGDLLSGEPLAETARALVGGGAIAVGINCVPPAFVDVALDVLLEENAAPVSVYANLGRAEERQGWAGDAYMNPDEYAALAQGWVKRGVSIIGSCCGSTPAHTAAIVAALSRR, from the coding sequence ATGCCGGGCCGTGACGCGCGCAGGGGCTTTCGCGAGGCGCTCGGCGCGGCGGTCTCGGACGGGCGCCCGCTGATCCTCGACGGCGCGGTCGGCACCCGGCTCGACGACCGCGGGGCGGACACGGGCGCCCCCCTTTGGTCCGGCCGCGCACCGCTCGAGCACACGGCGCTCCTCGAGTCGATACACGCCGAGCACGCCGCGGCCGGCGCCGATCTCCTGACCACGTGCACGTTTCGCACGACTCGATGGACGTTCGCCTCGGCCGGAAGACCCGATGGTCGGTGGCGCGACGCCGCTCGGGCCGCCGTGGAGATCGCCAGGCGCGCCGCCGAGCCGACGGGCGCGTTCGTTGTGGGCTCCATCGGGCCCCTCGAGGACTGCTTCCGGCCGGATCTCGCGCCCGAATCCAGGGAAGCGGAGCGGGAGCACTTCGCGCTGGCGGCGGTGCTCGTCGAAGCCGGCGTGGACGCTCTCCTGCTCGAGACGTTCCCTTCCGCAGCCGAGGTGCTCGCCGCGGCCCGCGCGGCCGCCCGCGCTGGCGAACGAGAGAAGGTTCCGTTCGTCACCAGCGTCGTCACGCGTGCGAACGGCGACCTGTTGTCAGGAGAGCCGCTCGCCGAGACGGCGCGCGCGCTCGTCGGCGGCGGCGCGATCGCCGTCGGCATCAACTGCGTGCCGCCCGCGTTCGTCGACGTGGCGTTGGACGTCCTGCTCGAAGAGAACGCCGCGCCCGTCTCCGTCTACGCCAACCTGGGGCGAGCGGAGGAAAGGCAAGGCTGGGCTGGTGATGCGTACATGAACCCGGATGAGTACGCCGCGCTCGCCCAGGGCTGGGTGAAACGCGGCGTCTCGATCATCGGGAGCTGCTGCGGATCGACGCCGGCGCACACCGCGGCGATCGTTGCGGCTTTGTCGCGAAGGTGA